The following proteins come from a genomic window of Flavobacterium eburneipallidum:
- a CDS encoding Gfo/Idh/MocA family oxidoreductase: MENSRRKFLTSISMLAAYTAFPINAFSFGNSKKLRIVLVGTGIRGTSFWGKRLVDEYSDILEFVGLSDINPGRLQYAKEYMGVNCPTFVNFDEMLRTTKPDLIIVTTVDSTHHEFIIKGLTSGYDVLTEKPLTTDENKSQAILDAEKKSGKNLIVGFNYRWSPYATKIKELLANNTIGKITSVDFNWYLNTYHGASYFRRWHGQKDKGGSLWVHKATHHFDLLNWWIDSDPSEVFAYGSLEHYGANGPYRGDNCRSCEFKSKCDYYYDITKDKRSMELYVANEKHDGYIRDNCLFRKEIDIYDKMSAQIKYANNVTVNYSLTTYSPYEGWRIAFNGTEGRIEASLDIPYHKNVAASQAEMHAKEMEQNSLEETSTESIIVHKLWKDFDTVLVPTEKGGHGGGDKRLHDKIFKTPNLEDPYARSAGIRDGVLSVLIGIAARKSIESDKPIKIADLTDLKPMSKRIK; this comes from the coding sequence ATGGAAAATTCGAGAAGAAAATTTTTAACCTCAATAAGCATGTTGGCTGCCTACACAGCTTTTCCAATCAATGCTTTCTCTTTTGGCAATTCAAAAAAGCTTCGGATTGTTCTTGTTGGCACAGGAATTCGGGGAACCAGCTTTTGGGGAAAAAGACTTGTTGATGAATATTCTGATATTCTCGAATTTGTGGGGCTTAGCGACATCAATCCCGGAAGGCTTCAATACGCAAAAGAATATATGGGGGTTAATTGTCCAACATTTGTGAATTTTGATGAAATGTTGCGCACCACCAAACCCGATTTAATCATTGTTACCACAGTAGATTCAACCCATCATGAATTCATCATAAAAGGCTTGACTTCTGGCTATGACGTGCTTACCGAAAAACCACTTACTACCGACGAAAACAAATCACAAGCAATTTTAGATGCCGAAAAAAAATCAGGCAAGAATCTTATCGTTGGATTTAATTATCGCTGGAGTCCGTATGCCACAAAAATCAAGGAACTATTGGCCAATAATACCATCGGTAAAATTACATCCGTGGATTTTAACTGGTATTTAAACACGTACCATGGCGCTTCTTATTTTAGAAGATGGCACGGGCAAAAAGACAAAGGAGGTTCACTATGGGTTCATAAAGCAACCCATCATTTTGATTTGTTGAATTGGTGGATAGATTCAGACCCTTCCGAAGTTTTTGCTTATGGAAGTTTAGAACATTATGGTGCCAATGGCCCGTATAGAGGAGATAATTGCCGAAGCTGCGAATTCAAATCCAAATGTGACTATTATTACGACATCACAAAAGACAAACGTTCCATGGAGCTTTATGTAGCCAATGAAAAACATGATGGATACATTCGCGACAACTGTCTTTTTAGAAAAGAAATCGACATCTATGATAAAATGTCTGCCCAAATAAAATACGCCAATAATGTAACCGTAAATTACTCCCTCACCACCTATTCGCCTTATGAAGGTTGGAGAATTGCTTTTAACGGAACCGAAGGCAGAATAGAAGCCTCTTTGGACATTCCATACCATAAAAATGTTGCGGCAAGTCAAGCAGAAATGCACGCGAAAGAAATGGAACAAAACTCCCTGGAAGAAACCAGTACCGAATCAATTATAGTTCATAAACTATGGAAAGATTTCGACACCGTTTTGGTGCCTACCGAAAAAGGAGGACATGGCGGTGGAGACAAGCGTTTGCATGATAAAATATTTAAAACACCAAATCTAGAAGATCCTTATGCCAGATCTGCAGGAATAAGAGATGGCGTGCTGTCTGTATTGATCGGGATTGCGGCAAGAAAAAGTATCGAATCGGATAAACCAATTAAAATAGCCGATTTAACTGATCTTAAGCCAATGTCTAAAAGAATAAAATAA
- a CDS encoding DUF2291 domain-containing protein: MVQKIIKYFLILLFFGLLLYNSVYFKKISEMQVSKIATVFDAKAYAKTYLLEKIPAAKKEAVAVSDLLSAMKKDSKKAFTAFSHFQNEGDMKYFFVKGEGKVTAIDEEFVILKTASGEEIKLAIQYIFGNTSRDCSGLISIDDFSNTMDLNNVSEEINKLIKAEIVAPFTAKVQKGDSVSFLGGIEMSQSNPKTENMEIVPLQLEINSK; encoded by the coding sequence ATGGTACAAAAAATCATAAAGTATTTTTTAATACTGCTCTTTTTTGGATTGCTGCTGTACAATTCGGTGTATTTTAAAAAGATAAGCGAAATGCAGGTGTCAAAAATAGCAACTGTTTTTGATGCGAAGGCTTACGCCAAAACCTATCTTTTGGAGAAAATCCCGGCTGCCAAAAAAGAAGCGGTTGCTGTTTCGGATTTGCTTTCGGCAATGAAAAAAGACTCCAAAAAGGCATTTACAGCTTTCAGTCATTTTCAAAATGAAGGCGACATGAAATATTTCTTCGTCAAAGGCGAAGGCAAAGTAACGGCCATCGACGAGGAATTTGTTATTCTTAAAACAGCTTCGGGAGAAGAAATAAAACTGGCCATCCAATACATTTTTGGCAACACGTCGAGGGATTGTTCAGGCTTGATTTCCATTGATGATTTCAGCAACACAATGGATTTGAACAACGTTTCAGAAGAAATCAACAAACTCATAAAAGCCGAAATCGTGGCTCCATTTACTGCGAAAGTTCAAAAAGGAGACAGTGTTTCTTTTTTGGGTGGAATAGAAATGAGCCAATCGAATCCAAAGACGGAGAATATGGAAATCGTTCCGTTGCAACTCGAAATTAATTCCAAATAG
- a CDS encoding FGGY family carbohydrate kinase, producing MENSLILAIDQGTSSTKTIIFNTKGEVLAKATEILETNYLEGGYVEQNPEGIYQNVLLSVKTCLAVFTSNGGKIEDIKSAGISNQRETFIVWDKSGKAIAPAVVWQCKRSISICEDLNSKNGIADQVKNKTGLIIDPYFSGTKLIWLNQNNEDVKNKIQSGEAFFGTVDTWLLYKLTNGQKYLTDYTNASRTLLFNLEKLEWDTELIETFGLTGINLPEPKPSSFHYGESLFDGLFEKPLPITAMIGDSHAAAFGEGCLNPGTAKATLGTGCSVLMNIGDKPKSSASGMITTICWSTEERVDYALEGVIVSCGSTIEWMKNELQLFGESRETEAMATSVQDNNGVYIVPAFSGLGAPYWNMSRKASIEGLTFDCKKNHIVRAALETIPFQIKAVLDAMQKDTGVPIQELMVNGGITANDFVMDFLTDLLDSKVIKSTMPDVSALGAAYLAGLGAGIFKNLEEVQQLFGERPALNSGKYLEAGKQFQVWNDLVDVDNT from the coding sequence ATGGAAAACTCTTTAATTCTGGCCATCGACCAAGGAACAAGCAGCACGAAAACCATTATTTTCAATACCAAAGGCGAAGTTTTGGCAAAGGCCACAGAAATCCTCGAAACCAATTATCTAGAAGGCGGTTATGTTGAACAAAATCCCGAAGGAATTTATCAAAATGTCCTGCTTTCGGTGAAAACCTGTTTGGCTGTTTTTACTTCGAATGGAGGAAAAATCGAAGACATAAAATCAGCGGGGATTTCCAACCAAAGAGAAACTTTTATTGTTTGGGATAAATCGGGAAAAGCGATTGCTCCTGCGGTGGTTTGGCAATGCAAACGTTCCATCTCGATTTGTGAAGACTTAAATTCCAAAAACGGAATTGCTGACCAAGTAAAAAACAAAACCGGATTGATCATCGACCCCTATTTTTCGGGAACGAAGTTAATTTGGTTGAACCAAAACAATGAAGATGTAAAAAATAAAATACAATCGGGCGAAGCTTTTTTCGGAACGGTTGATACTTGGTTGTTGTATAAATTAACGAATGGACAAAAATATTTAACCGATTATACGAACGCATCTCGAACCTTATTATTCAATCTTGAAAAATTAGAATGGGATACCGAATTAATCGAAACTTTTGGATTGACGGGAATCAATTTACCCGAACCCAAACCATCGTCATTTCATTATGGGGAATCTCTTTTTGATGGATTATTCGAAAAGCCCTTGCCTATTACTGCAATGATTGGCGATTCGCACGCTGCAGCTTTTGGAGAAGGCTGCTTGAATCCTGGAACTGCCAAAGCGACTTTAGGAACAGGCTGTTCAGTATTGATGAACATTGGCGACAAGCCTAAATCATCTGCCAGCGGAATGATAACCACCATATGTTGGAGCACCGAAGAACGAGTAGATTATGCTCTCGAAGGTGTAATTGTTTCTTGTGGTTCCACCATCGAATGGATGAAAAACGAATTGCAACTCTTTGGCGAAAGCCGGGAAACAGAAGCGATGGCAACATCAGTTCAAGATAATAACGGGGTTTATATCGTACCAGCTTTTAGCGGATTGGGCGCGCCTTATTGGAATATGAGCCGAAAAGCTTCCATAGAAGGACTGACTTTTGATTGCAAAAAGAATCATATTGTGAGAGCAGCATTGGAAACCATTCCGTTCCAAATCAAGGCCGTTTTGGATGCGATGCAAAAAGATACCGGCGTTCCCATTCAAGAATTGATGGTCAATGGTGGCATTACGGCTAATGATTTTGTTATGGATTTCTTGACAGATTTGCTCGACAGCAAGGTAATCAAAAGTACGATGCCCGATGTTTCGGCTTTGGGAGCGGCTTATTTGGCTGGTTTGGGTGCAGGAATTTTCAAAAATTTGGAGGAAGTACAACAATTGTTTGGAGAAAGACCTGCTTTGAATTCGGGGAAATATTTGGAAGCTGGAAAACAGTTTCAGGTTTGGAATGATCTGGTAGATGTCGACAATACTTAA
- a CDS encoding two-component regulator propeller domain-containing protein: MKKFALFVSLFWFLAGFSQDYPVKFLDISDGLSNNSVITTYQDRNGYMWFGTYDGLNRYDGYNFKVYRNRINDKSSLSFNTIYCIEGDSENNIWVGGSDGACVFERKKSIFYPLEYLSDDNKALPLKGTIHQILSVSEKLVLVASQNSGLLIFENESLVGKPIALKTPHNKAIEFSYDAKVLEDDPTNGRCWLYVVNKGICSYDYKSKSLKIVHPLLMDVTCMRLSLDGNLWLGTDEGLYLFNIRTGLLSDNYFSNKCTVTHILIDKKKEIWLTTDGCGIYKVIGQDKKAVPYQTAQNNQLVKSNSISSLYEDVAGNKWIGTLRGGISMIGNIPKYFKNIKYNAKENDAAQNFILSFCEDEKKNLWIGTDGAGLKYWNKRLNTYTFYSTTGDNAHKISSNFITSIIRDNDNRIWFSTWFGGVNRINTTNNTISYYSCYNPNTKQVEKNIWFVYKDSKGTIWASATNEGFLYFLDRTKNTFVLFDPSIDNLQCLTETTDGKLWGGNYASLFEIDKARGKHKKIAIGNPIRSIHEDKEKNLWLGTQEGGLLLFNRKTNKFKRLTTDDGLPSNTILRILEDKAGNLWMSTYNGICRFDKKRKIFRNFSANDGLQSNQFSFNASVKLSTGEFLFGGINGFNSFFPEDIKDFDQRDNLLLTDFYVNNRPVEESKKELISKWDSGKIIEVHLPYDQTTLSIEFVTLNYNNSDKINYAYFLEGWDDQWNYVGQARKANYAKLAEGKYVFKVKTTNFRGGWNKEAKLVTIIVLPPWYRTWWAYSIYLCIGLGIIYVYVTYNKNKEKLKYKVKIAELERLKEREIAEKQSSMFTYISHEFRTPLSLIINPLKKTIQKATTENSSFTNDLVIAHRNARRLLSLVDQLLLFRKAENDADELHITTINVNNLCNEVYQFFVNQAKEQTIDYTLEIPENSIEIIGDYEKIEISLFNLMSNAFKYTPVGGKIGLLLTETEQEVTIKITDSGNGIAQNDLVTIFDKFKQVDSKTPIGGSSGFGIGLFIVKYFVEKHKGTVSCNSEIGKGSVFELTFLKGQAHFDTIEISTAIPRMSPLVKELIDYDIEENVEQPLNTNSNSELHKTMLTDKRTLLIIDDNTDIRNYLIQLFSEKHIVYSADNGAEGLELTKKHLPDLVISDIAMTVMDGLELCKKIKENEDLSHIPVILLTASKNPETHLQGISDGADDYITKPFDDEILIARVESLLKSRSNLRKYFLDSITLKENTQKVPAEYQAILKKCIAVIEANIHKRDFTIKNFAHEMGMSHKTLYTKIKIISGQTLNAFIRSVRIRRAAMLMLTENMNITQASVEVGFEDPKYFRQQFVKLFGMTPSEYIKKYKNSFNADLNVIK, translated from the coding sequence TTGAAAAAATTTGCATTATTTGTATCGTTATTTTGGTTTTTGGCGGGTTTTTCGCAAGACTACCCTGTTAAATTTCTTGACATATCCGATGGTTTATCTAATAATTCAGTTATTACAACTTATCAGGATCGTAATGGATATATGTGGTTTGGTACTTATGATGGATTGAATCGGTATGATGGTTACAATTTTAAAGTGTATCGCAATAGAATTAATGATAAAAGTTCATTGTCTTTTAATACTATTTATTGTATTGAAGGAGATTCGGAAAATAATATTTGGGTAGGAGGTTCAGATGGTGCTTGTGTTTTTGAAAGGAAAAAATCTATTTTTTATCCACTAGAGTATCTTTCTGACGACAATAAAGCTCTACCATTAAAGGGGACTATTCATCAAATTCTATCTGTTTCGGAAAAATTAGTTTTGGTTGCTTCTCAAAATTCTGGTTTATTAATTTTTGAAAACGAATCACTTGTAGGAAAGCCAATAGCACTTAAAACACCGCACAATAAAGCCATTGAATTTAGTTATGACGCTAAAGTTCTTGAAGATGATCCTACAAACGGACGTTGTTGGCTTTATGTAGTTAACAAAGGTATTTGTAGTTACGATTATAAATCAAAAAGTTTGAAGATAGTGCATCCTTTGCTTATGGATGTAACATGTATGCGTCTTTCTTTAGATGGAAATCTATGGTTGGGTACAGATGAAGGTCTTTATTTGTTCAATATCCGAACTGGTTTACTATCAGATAATTATTTTTCGAATAAATGTACTGTTACACACATTCTCATAGATAAGAAAAAAGAAATTTGGCTTACTACAGATGGTTGTGGTATTTATAAAGTAATCGGGCAAGATAAAAAAGCAGTTCCGTACCAAACGGCTCAAAACAATCAGCTTGTAAAAAGCAATTCTATCTCGAGTTTATATGAAGATGTAGCAGGAAATAAGTGGATTGGAACTTTAAGAGGCGGAATCAGTATGATAGGGAATATCCCAAAATACTTTAAGAATATTAAATACAACGCGAAGGAAAATGATGCTGCTCAAAATTTTATTTTATCCTTTTGTGAAGATGAGAAAAAAAATTTATGGATTGGTACAGATGGGGCAGGTTTAAAGTATTGGAACAAAAGACTAAACACTTATACATTCTACAGTACTACTGGTGATAATGCACACAAAATTAGTAGTAATTTCATAACCAGTATCATTAGGGATAACGATAATAGGATTTGGTTTTCAACATGGTTTGGAGGCGTAAACCGAATCAATACTACCAATAATACAATCAGTTATTATTCCTGTTATAATCCAAATACCAAACAGGTTGAGAAAAATATTTGGTTTGTTTATAAAGACTCCAAAGGAACAATTTGGGCAAGTGCAACGAACGAAGGTTTCTTATATTTTTTGGATAGAACTAAAAATACTTTTGTACTCTTTGATCCATCAATCGATAATTTACAGTGTCTTACAGAAACAACCGATGGAAAACTTTGGGGAGGAAATTATGCCTCATTATTTGAAATTGACAAGGCTAGAGGAAAGCATAAGAAAATTGCCATTGGTAATCCAATAAGAAGCATCCATGAAGATAAAGAAAAAAATCTTTGGTTGGGCACTCAAGAAGGAGGCTTACTATTGTTTAATAGAAAGACCAACAAATTTAAAAGACTAACCACAGATGACGGTTTGCCTTCTAATACTATTTTGAGGATACTAGAAGATAAAGCAGGAAATTTATGGATGAGTACCTATAATGGCATTTGCAGATTTGATAAAAAAAGGAAAATTTTCAGAAATTTTTCGGCAAATGATGGTTTGCAAAGCAATCAGTTTAGTTTCAATGCCAGTGTGAAATTATCCACAGGCGAGTTTCTTTTTGGAGGTATCAATGGGTTTAACTCTTTTTTTCCTGAAGACATTAAAGATTTTGATCAGAGGGATAATTTATTATTAACCGATTTTTATGTAAACAATAGACCAGTAGAAGAAAGTAAAAAGGAATTGATTTCAAAATGGGATTCTGGAAAAATCATAGAGGTACATTTACCCTATGACCAAACAACCTTGTCTATTGAATTTGTAACATTAAATTATAATAATTCCGATAAAATAAATTACGCCTACTTCTTGGAAGGTTGGGATGACCAATGGAATTATGTTGGACAAGCCCGCAAAGCTAATTATGCAAAATTAGCAGAAGGAAAATATGTGTTCAAAGTAAAAACCACCAACTTTAGAGGAGGATGGAATAAAGAAGCAAAACTTGTTACCATTATAGTTTTGCCTCCTTGGTACAGAACCTGGTGGGCATACAGTATCTATTTATGTATTGGACTAGGAATTATTTATGTTTATGTAACCTACAATAAGAACAAAGAAAAATTAAAATATAAAGTAAAAATTGCCGAATTAGAAAGACTTAAAGAAAGGGAAATTGCCGAAAAACAATCCTCTATGTTTACTTATATTTCTCATGAATTTCGCACTCCGCTATCATTGATTATCAATCCACTCAAAAAAACAATCCAAAAAGCCACTACTGAAAACAGTTCTTTTACAAATGATTTAGTCATTGCGCATCGAAACGCAAGAAGACTTTTGAGTTTAGTAGATCAATTGCTGCTTTTTCGTAAGGCCGAAAATGATGCTGATGAACTCCATATTACTACAATAAATGTCAATAATTTATGTAATGAAGTCTATCAATTTTTTGTAAACCAGGCCAAAGAACAAACCATTGACTATACGCTTGAGATACCTGAAAACAGCATTGAAATAATTGGCGATTATGAAAAAATAGAAATTTCTTTATTTAATTTAATGTCAAATGCTTTTAAGTACACACCCGTTGGTGGCAAAATTGGCTTATTGCTGACCGAAACAGAACAAGAAGTTACTATCAAAATTACTGATAGCGGCAACGGAATAGCCCAAAATGATTTGGTTACAATTTTTGATAAATTCAAACAGGTAGATTCTAAAACCCCAATTGGTGGTAGTTCAGGTTTTGGAATTGGGCTTTTTATAGTGAAGTATTTTGTAGAAAAACACAAAGGCACCGTAAGTTGTAATAGCGAAATAGGGAAAGGAAGTGTATTCGAATTGACGTTCTTAAAAGGTCAAGCTCATTTTGATACTATCGAAATCAGCACTGCTATTCCTAGGATGAGTCCTCTTGTAAAAGAACTTATCGATTATGATATAGAAGAAAATGTGGAACAACCTCTGAATACAAACTCAAATAGTGAACTCCATAAAACAATGCTTACCGATAAGCGAACCCTTTTGATAATAGACGATAATACTGATATAAGAAATTATTTAATACAATTATTTTCAGAAAAGCATATTGTTTATAGCGCTGATAATGGAGCAGAAGGTCTTGAACTGACTAAAAAACACTTGCCGGATCTCGTTATTAGTGATATTGCTATGACTGTAATGGACGGTCTTGAATTGTGTAAAAAGATAAAAGAAAATGAAGATTTGTCGCACATTCCTGTAATATTATTAACTGCATCCAAAAATCCAGAAACCCATCTTCAAGGCATCAGTGATGGAGCAGATGATTACATAACAAAACCATTCGACGACGAGATTCTAATAGCACGTGTAGAATCACTGCTCAAAAGTCGCAGTAATTTGCGTAAATATTTTCTGGATAGCATCACTCTGAAAGAGAATACCCAAAAGGTTCCTGCCGAATACCAAGCTATTTTAAAAAAATGTATAGCTGTTATTGAAGCTAATATTCATAAAAGAGATTTTACGATTAAAAATTTTGCCCACGAAATGGGAATGAGTCACAAAACACTTTACACTAAAATTAAAATAATTTCAGGACAAACGCTAAACGCATTCATACGTTCAGTTCGTATAAGAAGAGCCGCCATGCTAATGCTTACCGAAAACATGAATATCACACAAGCCAGTGTTGAAGTAGGATTTGAAGACCCCAAATATTTTAGACAGCAATTTGTGAAATTGTTCGGAATGACGCCTTCCGAATACATCAAAAAATACAAAAACTCTTTTAATGCCGACTTAAATGTCATCAAATAA
- a CDS encoding sugar ABC transporter ATP-binding protein, translated as MLTAEKIGKKFSGITALCDVSMVLLPGKVTAIIGENGAGKSTLMKILSGVYPEYDGKIIYKGEEVRFENPREAQACGIAIIHQELNLIPDLTITENIFLGRELVNAWGFLDKNAMYNKTQELLTRLKLDVNPKTLIRDLKLGQQQVVEISKALLTDSEVIIMDEPTSAISDHEVEILFGIIKDLRKENKAIVYISHKLDELFKIADSYIVLRDGKVTETGTMEGVNNDSIIKKMVGRDIKIIEKGNRITKNEELLKVENLTLLKKDSSKRILLDNLNFNLKSGEILGIFGLMGAGRTELLECILGIHPSDTSNSISIENQKVKLKSPREAIQSGIVLVPEDRKRDGLVLGLDVKTNITLSTLKDIQQTGFLSTKKELELTQKYIDSLKIKTSSPHLEVKNLSGGNQQKVVLARCLATQPKVLMLDEPTRGVDAGAKNEIYKLIMELSEAGLGIIVVSSELPEILTVSDRVLVMAEGKITAEFLSADANEDAILKAAIPQTI; from the coding sequence ATGTTAACAGCAGAAAAAATAGGAAAGAAATTTTCGGGTATCACGGCATTGTGCGATGTTTCGATGGTATTATTGCCTGGAAAAGTCACGGCCATCATTGGCGAAAATGGTGCCGGAAAATCGACCTTGATGAAAATCCTGTCCGGCGTTTATCCGGAATACGACGGGAAAATCATCTACAAAGGAGAAGAAGTGCGTTTTGAAAATCCCAGAGAAGCACAAGCCTGCGGTATTGCAATTATTCATCAGGAACTGAATTTAATTCCAGATTTGACCATTACTGAAAACATTTTTTTAGGAAGGGAATTAGTGAATGCTTGGGGCTTTTTGGATAAAAATGCGATGTACAACAAAACGCAGGAACTTTTGACACGACTAAAGTTAGATGTAAATCCAAAAACGCTTATTCGAGACTTGAAATTAGGGCAACAACAAGTGGTGGAAATTTCCAAAGCTTTGTTGACCGATTCCGAAGTAATTATTATGGACGAACCTACTTCGGCGATTAGTGACCACGAAGTGGAGATTCTTTTTGGCATCATCAAAGACTTGCGGAAAGAAAACAAAGCCATCGTTTACATTTCCCATAAACTGGACGAATTATTTAAAATTGCCGACAGTTACATCGTCCTTCGTGACGGAAAAGTGACCGAAACCGGCACAATGGAAGGCGTGAATAACGATTCAATCATCAAAAAAATGGTGGGACGCGACATTAAAATCATCGAAAAAGGAAATCGCATCACTAAAAATGAAGAGTTACTGAAAGTCGAAAATTTAACTTTATTAAAAAAAGATAGTTCGAAAAGAATACTGCTCGACAATTTGAATTTCAATTTAAAAAGCGGAGAAATTCTCGGCATTTTTGGATTGATGGGAGCAGGACGCACCGAGCTTTTGGAATGTATTTTAGGAATACACCCTTCAGATACTTCGAATTCTATTAGCATCGAAAATCAGAAAGTAAAATTAAAATCGCCTCGTGAAGCCATACAATCCGGAATTGTTTTGGTTCCTGAAGACCGCAAAAGAGACGGATTGGTTTTAGGTTTGGATGTAAAAACCAATATTACTTTGAGTACTCTGAAAGACATTCAGCAAACAGGATTTTTATCTACCAAAAAAGAACTCGAACTTACCCAGAAATACATCGATTCACTAAAAATAAAAACATCCTCGCCTCATTTAGAAGTGAAAAACTTAAGCGGTGGCAACCAACAAAAAGTCGTTTTGGCAAGATGCTTGGCAACCCAACCCAAAGTGTTGATGCTCGACGAACCCACAAGAGGAGTCGATGCCGGAGCAAAAAACGAGATTTACAAACTTATTATGGAACTTTCCGAAGCGGGACTTGGGATAATAGTAGTTTCTTCTGAACTGCCTGAAATTCTAACCGTTTCAGACCGTGTTCTGGTAATGGCAGAAGGCAAAATCACCGCTGAATTTCTTTCGGCTGATGCCAATGAAGATGCCATTTTGAAAGCGGCAATTCCACAAACAATTTAA
- a CDS encoding ABC transporter permease — protein sequence MNIALDRSKLAKFQSTIALLILCIGLTILSDKFLTVDNGWNVLRQISVNICISVGMTLVVLTAGIDLSVGSILAFSGAVAAGLLKSGISFPGNDLFIGFTLLGTVLAGIATGSFLGFFNGWVITKFKVPPFVATLAMLTVARGFTMLWTKGYPISSLGTDFAYIGTGWFLGIPILVWIAVAVIIAAMIISNKTALGRYIYAIGGNENAAKLSGININKVKIIVYTLAGALAAIGGIMVTSRLDSAQPNAGMSYELDAIAAVVIGGTSLSGGRGTIIGTVLGAIIIGVLNNGLVLLDVSPFWQQVVKGLVILLAVMIDKANSKAE from the coding sequence ATGAACATAGCTTTAGATCGTTCAAAACTTGCAAAATTTCAATCCACAATTGCCTTATTAATTTTGTGCATTGGATTAACGATACTTTCAGATAAATTCCTCACAGTTGATAACGGCTGGAACGTTTTGCGACAAATTTCGGTCAATATTTGCATTTCTGTCGGGATGACTTTGGTCGTGCTGACTGCGGGTATCGATTTGTCTGTGGGTTCCATTTTGGCCTTTAGCGGTGCGGTTGCCGCAGGACTTTTAAAATCGGGAATCTCTTTTCCTGGGAATGATTTATTTATTGGATTTACTTTATTAGGAACTGTTTTGGCAGGAATTGCAACAGGCTCTTTTCTGGGATTTTTTAATGGCTGGGTGATTACCAAATTCAAAGTCCCACCTTTTGTAGCAACCCTAGCGATGCTTACTGTAGCAAGAGGATTTACAATGCTTTGGACCAAAGGTTATCCAATCTCCAGTTTAGGAACTGATTTTGCCTACATCGGAACAGGTTGGTTTTTAGGAATTCCTATTTTGGTTTGGATTGCAGTTGCTGTCATCATTGCAGCGATGATTATCTCCAATAAAACAGCTTTGGGACGCTATATTTATGCCATTGGTGGCAATGAAAATGCGGCAAAATTATCGGGAATCAATATCAATAAAGTAAAAATTATCGTTTATACGTTGGCGGGAGCTTTGGCTGCCATTGGCGGAATTATGGTTACATCGAGATTAGATTCGGCGCAACCCAATGCGGGAATGAGTTACGAATTAGACGCTATCGCAGCGGTTGTAATTGGCGGAACTTCGCTTTCTGGAGGAAGGGGAACTATCATTGGAACCGTACTTGGAGCCATAATTATTGGAGTTTTGAATAACGGATTGGTGTTGTTGGATGTTTCTCCTTTTTGGCAACAAGTCGTGAAAGGATTGGTGATTTTATTGGCCGTGATGATTGACAAAGCAAATTCAAAAGCCGAATAA